Proteins encoded in a region of the Prochlorothrix hollandica PCC 9006 = CALU 1027 genome:
- a CDS encoding Cap15 family cyclic dinucleotide receptor domain-containing protein: MHSYATNSKDRETIPLWLAFIAVAFALMLTSTTKALHFEIPWWVDAPSVMGFYGIFYKLFDEFIWSWQFKKIRVSTIPDLQGTWVGCIHSSYNNNTYDDIYLSINQSWTNISICIATATSKSYSTMASVNTLEASDSTLKYEYMNEPIAQSVQTMSIHRGNANLTLSPDSQILEGEYFTGRGRQTYGSMKFTFISREILNRDKAISNYHSLSSKP, encoded by the coding sequence ATGCACTCATACGCTACAAATTCTAAAGACAGAGAAACTATTCCCTTATGGTTAGCATTTATAGCAGTTGCTTTTGCTTTAATGTTAACTTCAACAACAAAAGCTTTGCATTTTGAAATACCTTGGTGGGTAGATGCACCGTCTGTCATGGGATTTTATGGGATTTTTTATAAGCTATTTGATGAGTTTATTTGGTCATGGCAATTTAAAAAAATTAGAGTTTCAACGATACCTGACTTACAAGGTACATGGGTTGGTTGTATTCACTCCTCATACAATAACAACACGTATGACGACATCTACTTATCCATTAATCAATCTTGGACAAATATTAGTATTTGTATTGCAACAGCAACCTCTAAATCCTATTCAACAATGGCTTCTGTAAATACTTTGGAAGCATCAGATTCAACTCTTAAATATGAGTATATGAATGAACCAATAGCTCAAAGTGTGCAAACGATGTCTATCCACAGAGGAAACGCAAATTTAACACTATCACCAGATAGTCAGATTCTTGAAGGCGAATACTTTACTGGTAGGGGGAGACAGACTTATGGATCGATGAAATTTACATTTATATCTCGCGAAATCCTTAATAGAGATAAAGCAATAAGTAACTATCATTCTCTTTCATCAAAGCCATAG
- a CDS encoding nucleotidyltransferase domain-containing protein — protein sequence MTISESQLATWSNKGADVTAKQTHEQIRNVLTSSNSVLTLTGYKEGRDYEIYLQGSYRNATNIRADSDVDILVQYNRAYTHDFSLLSDAEQSFLAINGFTGCPDPYLHWLIFYNHVLASLKCKLPRQVNQGNKSLKIAKSANRLGVDVIPCIQHRKYYSLNNFHQGMTLYTKQGMTLYTKNAALKIINFPKLHYQNGTYKNQSLTGERYKPTVRLFKNARLYLEEKGLIIKGSVPSYFLECLFYNVPDEKFKPSLQSTYQETVLWLHQQFQSGVAKKFICQNEQLYLFGNKADHWNFYSAKCFVNQLVNLWN from the coding sequence ATGACTATTTCAGAATCGCAACTAGCAACATGGTCAAATAAAGGTGCTGATGTAACCGCTAAACAAACACATGAGCAAATTCGCAATGTTCTTACATCCAGCAATTCAGTGTTAACTCTGACAGGATATAAAGAAGGTAGAGATTACGAAATATACCTTCAGGGATCTTACAGAAATGCTACAAATATTAGAGCAGACAGTGATGTCGATATTTTAGTGCAATACAATAGAGCATATACACATGATTTTTCCTTATTAAGTGATGCCGAACAGAGTTTCCTTGCAATCAATGGATTTACAGGATGTCCAGATCCCTATTTGCATTGGTTGATTTTTTATAATCATGTATTGGCATCATTGAAGTGTAAGCTTCCTAGACAAGTAAATCAGGGTAATAAGTCATTAAAAATAGCTAAAAGTGCAAATAGACTTGGTGTTGATGTCATTCCGTGTATTCAGCATAGAAAGTACTATTCATTGAATAACTTTCATCAAGGCATGACATTGTACACAAAACAAGGCATGACATTGTACACAAAAAATGCTGCTTTAAAAATAATAAATTTCCCTAAGTTGCATTATCAAAATGGTACTTATAAAAACCAAAGTTTGACAGGAGAAAGATATAAGCCAACTGTTAGATTATTTAAAAATGCAAGGCTTTATCTTGAAGAAAAAGGTTTAATCATTAAAGGATCTGTTCCCTCTTACTTTCTTGAATGTCTTTTCTATAACGTTCCTGATGAAAAGTTTAAGCCATCCTTACAATCTACTTATCAAGAGACTGTCCTTTGGCTACACCAACAGTTTCAATCAGGAGTTGCAAAAAAATTCATTTGCCAAAATGAACAATTATATCTGTTTGGAAATAAAGCAGATCACTGGAATTTTTATTCTGCCAAATGCTTTGTTAATCAACTAGTAAATTTATGGAATTAA
- a CDS encoding Eco57I restriction-modification methylase domain-containing protein, producing the protein MPINRKKASNYLKQLDFQSLFIEELLWDRASSQEILLTIDGQDFLLKQIAQKRGMMVYGCNSVPDYATRTKIDKEALKYSREHFIVYYDLNQQIWQWVKREQGKPIARREQKVYANQSGEALLQKLDAIAISFEEEEKITLVDVTSRASKVFDVDKVTKKFYERFKKVHEDFLKRIAGIQSQFDQEWYASLMLNRLMFIYFMQKKHFLDGNINYLQERLALCQKEYGNDQFYSFYRYFLLRLFHDGLGKQARTPELDKLLGKIPYLNGGLFEEHPLEQANTDIQIPDIAFTAIFNFFDQYDWHLDDRPLRSDKEINPDVLGYIFEKYINQKQMGAYYTKEDITEYISKNCIIPYLFDATQKESDGALWRLLRDSPDLYIYEAVRKGVDIPLPDDIEAGISDVSKRTNWNKSASADYALPTETWREHVARRTRCLDLREKLSKSEITKINDLITYNLDIRQFAQDAIGSCESADFLLAFYRAIEKISILDPTCGSGAFLFAALNILEPIYDACLDRMQGFIDDCDRSDDPKAAQRHQEFRQILENVGKHNNRRYFILKSIIINNLYGVDIMEEATEICKLRLFLKLVSQVEADPKKPNYGIEPLPDIDFNIRAGNTLVGFATLEEVRKAVNTESSGQGKLIFDDTLERIEKSAVAVDQIFQEFRSLQSVDNADSKQLVTKKNELRSSLGKLNDELDRYLADEYKKGQSKKPELFQKWKSSHQPFHWFVEFYGIVSQDGFDVIIGNPPYVELKKLTYVLKGYATEKSGNLYAPVIERCFSLTNKKGKSGMIIPHSAICTDRMECLINLFANINIWLSSYDVRPSKLFDDVDQRLLIYITAFSNKNLFTSKYHRWASGYRPFLFSILQYVSLETNNIVPNSIAKVCSEVELRILEKITSNSPLSLQQQLSLPKIFFHNAPRYFIRVMDTVPYFWNEREGEKISTQIKSLSFGNSHKTRIAGSVLNSNLFYWWFIAFSDSRHLNNREIDFFPLTIENISKQIAQQLVDLFEILNRDFEENKYRKEAYYKATGNVIYDEYYPKKSKPIIDEIDRILAQHYGFSPEELDFIINYDIKYRMGKDDGGED; encoded by the coding sequence ATGCCTATCAATCGCAAGAAAGCCAGTAACTATCTCAAACAGCTAGATTTTCAATCGCTATTCATTGAAGAATTATTGTGGGACAGAGCCTCAAGTCAGGAGATTTTACTAACTATTGATGGTCAAGATTTTCTACTAAAACAGATCGCCCAAAAACGGGGAATGATGGTCTATGGCTGTAATAGTGTGCCTGACTATGCCACAAGAACAAAGATCGATAAGGAAGCTCTCAAATATAGTCGTGAGCATTTCATCGTTTACTACGATCTCAATCAACAGATTTGGCAATGGGTAAAGCGAGAGCAGGGCAAACCAATCGCAAGGCGGGAGCAGAAAGTTTATGCTAACCAGTCAGGCGAAGCATTGCTACAAAAGTTAGATGCGATCGCGATCTCTTTTGAAGAAGAAGAAAAAATCACTTTAGTTGATGTAACCAGTCGAGCTAGTAAAGTTTTTGACGTTGATAAGGTTACGAAAAAGTTTTATGAACGATTTAAGAAAGTGCATGAAGACTTTCTTAAACGTATTGCTGGTATTCAGTCTCAGTTCGATCAAGAGTGGTACGCATCCCTCATGCTTAACCGCTTGATGTTTATCTATTTCATGCAGAAAAAACATTTCTTGGACGGCAATATCAATTATCTGCAAGAACGATTAGCACTGTGTCAGAAAGAATATGGGAATGACCAGTTTTACTCTTTTTACCGCTATTTCCTGCTTAGACTATTTCATGATGGACTAGGCAAGCAAGCCCGTACACCAGAACTAGACAAATTACTGGGGAAAATTCCTTATCTCAATGGCGGTTTATTTGAAGAACATCCACTAGAACAAGCAAATACTGATATTCAAATTCCTGATATTGCCTTTACCGCTATCTTTAACTTTTTCGATCAGTATGACTGGCATCTAGACGATCGCCCACTTCGTAGCGATAAAGAAATTAATCCTGATGTGCTTGGATACATCTTTGAGAAGTACATCAACCAAAAACAAATGGGAGCGTACTATACCAAAGAGGATATCACCGAGTACATCAGTAAAAATTGCATTATTCCTTACCTGTTTGATGCAACACAGAAAGAGTCTGACGGGGCATTATGGCGACTATTGCGAGATAGTCCAGATCTCTACATCTATGAAGCTGTGCGAAAGGGAGTCGATATTCCCTTACCCGATGATATTGAAGCAGGAATTAGCGATGTTTCTAAGCGGACTAACTGGAATAAGTCGGCAAGCGCCGATTATGCCTTACCTACCGAGACATGGCGCGAACACGTTGCAAGGCGCACACGCTGTCTTGATTTGCGAGAGAAACTAAGTAAGAGTGAAATCACCAAAATTAACGACCTCATCACCTATAACCTCGACATCAGGCAATTTGCCCAAGATGCGATCGGTAGCTGTGAGAGTGCAGATTTTCTCTTGGCTTTTTACCGTGCGATCGAAAAGATATCAATACTCGATCCGACCTGTGGATCTGGTGCATTTTTGTTTGCTGCACTGAATATACTTGAACCTATCTATGATGCTTGTTTGGATAGGATGCAAGGCTTTATAGATGACTGCGATCGCTCTGATGATCCGAAGGCAGCACAGAGACATCAAGAGTTTAGACAAATCCTTGAAAACGTTGGTAAACATAACAATCGCCGCTATTTTATTCTCAAGTCCATTATCATCAATAACCTCTATGGTGTGGACATCATGGAGGAGGCAACGGAAATTTGTAAGTTGCGATTATTTCTAAAATTGGTTTCTCAGGTTGAAGCTGATCCTAAGAAACCCAACTATGGGATAGAACCATTACCAGATATTGATTTTAATATTCGGGCTGGAAATACTTTGGTTGGCTTTGCGACTTTAGAAGAAGTCAGGAAAGCAGTAAACACTGAGTCTTCTGGACAGGGCAAATTAATTTTTGATGACACCCTAGAACGCATTGAAAAGAGTGCGGTAGCTGTTGATCAGATTTTTCAAGAATTTAGGTCTTTGCAGTCTGTTGATAATGCAGATAGTAAACAGCTAGTAACAAAGAAAAATGAATTACGGTCAAGTCTTGGAAAACTTAATGATGAGTTAGATCGCTACTTGGCAGATGAGTATAAAAAAGGACAATCAAAGAAACCAGAATTATTTCAAAAGTGGAAATCTAGTCACCAGCCTTTTCATTGGTTTGTTGAGTTTTATGGGATTGTTAGCCAAGATGGTTTTGATGTGATTATTGGAAATCCACCTTATGTAGAATTAAAGAAATTAACATATGTATTAAAAGGTTATGCAACAGAAAAATCTGGAAACCTATACGCACCAGTTATTGAAAGGTGTTTTTCTTTAACAAATAAGAAAGGAAAATCAGGAATGATAATTCCTCATTCAGCGATTTGCACTGATAGAATGGAATGCCTTATCAATTTGTTTGCAAACATAAATATATGGCTTTCATCTTATGACGTTAGACCTTCTAAATTGTTTGATGATGTTGATCAAAGGTTACTTATTTACATTACAGCCTTTAGTAATAAAAATCTATTTACCTCTAAATATCATAGATGGGCAAGTGGGTATAGACCATTTCTTTTTTCAATATTACAATATGTTAGTTTGGAAACAAATAATATTGTGCCAAACTCTATAGCAAAAGTTTGTAGTGAAGTTGAATTAAGAATATTAGAAAAAATAACATCAAATTCACCTCTTTCATTGCAACAACAATTGTCTCTACCAAAGATCTTTTTTCATAATGCACCAAGATACTTTATTCGAGTAATGGATACAGTACCGTATTTTTGGAATGAGAGAGAAGGGGAAAAAATTTCAACACAAATAAAATCTCTTTCTTTTGGGAACTCTCATAAGACACGCATTGCTGGATCTGTTTTGAATTCAAATTTATTTTATTGGTGGTTTATTGCTTTTTCAGATAGCAGGCATTTAAACAATAGAGAAATCGATTTTTTTCCACTTACAATAGAAAATATTTCAAAGCAGATTGCACAACAATTAGTTGATCTTTTTGAAATACTAAATAGAGATTTTGAGGAAAATAAGTATCGAAAAGAAGCCTACTATAAAGCAACTGGAAATGTTATATACGACGAATATTATCCTAAAAAATCAAAACCCATTATTGACGAAATCGATCGCATTCTAGCCCAACATTACGGATTCTCTCCTGAAGAGCTAGATTTCATTATCAACTATGACATCAAGTACCGCATGGGTAAAGATGATGGAGGGGAGGATTAA